A window of Armatimonadota bacterium genomic DNA:
TGAGCTTCTCGGCCACGGTGGCGTCGTAAGGCGGGATGTAGCTTCGCAGCATGTTGCTTGCGCAAGTGGTCCGGATATCGCGCGTGCTGATGTTGTCTTTGAGGGCGATGGGAACGCCGGTGAGCGGACCGGCATCGCCCGAGTCGATCAGAGCTTGGGCCGCGTCGGCTTGGGAGAGGCATTCCTGCTCGCAGACCGTGATGAAGGCATTGAGTTCGGAGTTGAGCCGGGCGATTCGGCTGAGGTGCTCCAGCGCAGCCTCGCGACAGGAAATCTCCTTCGCAGCCAGCTTTCCCGCCAGCGTTTTTGCAGAAAGGTCCGCCAGCAACCGAGATCAGTCCTCGATGATGGTGGGTACGACGAAGAGGCCTGCCTTGGAAACGGGCGCGTTCCTCAGGGCTTCATGATGTGCCAGCCCGATTTCGTACTCGTCTTCGGCCCATGCGCCGCTGGTGGGCACCGCAGCAACGGGCGCCGAGATGCCGGCCACGTTCAGGCCCTGGATATTGCTGAAATGCCCAAGAAGCGCGTTAAGCTCTCCTTGAAAGGTCAGTATTTCGATTTCGTCCAGTTCCAGCCGCGCCAGTCGAGCGACATGTCGTACTTCGTCGATTGAGATCGACATGCACGGATTGTAGCACAGGGACTCGCCGTTTGAAGAACGTGTTTTCTCGCTGTATTACTGGATTTCCCCGACCTTGGCCAGGCCGCGTGCGTATGTACATATCGGCAGAGCATGCAGAACCCCAGATTTACCGTGGTCACGAGCTGCGTTGTGGCGCTCAGCCTCATCGGTGCCGCGTCGCACCTGTTGGCCCCCTTGCTGCCGAAGGAGAACTATAACGCGCTTCAATATGAGCCGACCGCATTCCTGAAGAAGGGCGGGGCGCAAATGGTGCGCTGGCGCCTCATGGGCCAAGAGGCGTTTGCCGAAGCCCGCCGCACCGGAAAGCCCATCCTCTTGTTTGTAGGGGTCCCCTGGTCCGACCCGTCGAAGGCCGCCGATCGCGAGTTCTTCTCGGACCGGGACGCGGTGTCCTATCTCAACAACCATTTTGTGTGCATCCGTGTGGATGGTGAGCAGGACCCGACTTGGATCTCCACCTATTTTCCGGTAAGCAGGATGTCGCTGGGCATCTTGGCTGGGCTTCAGCTCTGGCTGCTCGAACCCGAGGGCTCCATGATCGAATCCGCCGGAGCTTTTGGCACCGTGGTGTCCATCAGCCCAGAGTCGTTCAACTCGAGCATCTTGCGACTGCAGGGCGACTTTGACAAGGTGCGAACTAAGGACCCCTCCGCACCCAACCAGAGTTCCTTGCACGCCCAGGACATCGAACTGCTGACCACGCCTTCTGCCGGCGAGCCGCCCAATTTCGCGATTCAAGGGCAGACGCTCGCCAGTTGGCCAAGGAGTCCGTTTGGCGGTTTCCGGATCGCCGATCGAATCGAGCCGATGGCCGGACCCTTTCGGTACTTGCTGCGCTCAGGGGCACACCAAGAGCTTCGACAGCGGCTCGACCCTTTGATTCGCTCACCGCTGGTGGATTGGCTGGACGGGGGGTTTTTCGCCTCCATAGATTCCCGTCTCCCCCCGGCCGTGGACTTCGACAAGGTTGCCGTCCCCAATGCGGACATGATGGCGCTGCTGGCCCAAGCGGCCCTGGTCCTTGAGGATCCGGTCTACCGTGAGGTAGCGGTAAAGACCTTTGACAGCCTGGTCGACGAGTTTCAGAACGATGGGCTGATATCGAGCTGCCGTCTCAGCTCACCCGAACGGATGGGCCGGAGCAAACGCGCCAGCTTCTCGCCGCAAGTCATGCGCGACGTCCTTAGCCCCGAAGATCGCGAATGGGCGAGAACGCAGCTTGGGCTCAGAGTCGAAGAAAACCCGGCCATGTGCCTGTGGCTGAAACGCCCGGAGGAGGTGCTGAGCCAGCGGGAGCGGTTCGAATCCGTGCGATCCAAGCTACTATCCGGCAATGCGGATGAGCGGGAGTACGGCTCCTCGACGCTTCTCGATGTGAACGGCTTCGTCATCGCGAGGCTGCTCGAGTGTGCGC
This region includes:
- the gatC gene encoding Asp-tRNA(Asn)/Glu-tRNA(Gln) amidotransferase subunit GatC, giving the protein MSISIDEVRHVARLARLELDEIEILTFQGELNALLGHFSNIQGLNVAGISAPVAAVPTSGAWAEDEYEIGLAHHEALRNAPVSKAGLFVVPTIIED
- a CDS encoding thioredoxin domain-containing protein, which encodes MQNPRFTVVTSCVVALSLIGAASHLLAPLLPKENYNALQYEPTAFLKKGGAQMVRWRLMGQEAFAEARRTGKPILLFVGVPWSDPSKAADREFFSDRDAVSYLNNHFVCIRVDGEQDPTWISTYFPVSRMSLGILAGLQLWLLEPEGSMIESAGAFGTVVSISPESFNSSILRLQGDFDKVRTKDPSAPNQSSLHAQDIELLTTPSAGEPPNFAIQGQTLASWPRSPFGGFRIADRIEPMAGPFRYLLRSGAHQELRQRLDPLIRSPLVDWLDGGFFASIDSRLPPAVDFDKVAVPNADMMALLAQAALVLEDPVYREVAVKTFDSLVDEFQNDGLISSCRLSSPERMGRSKRASFSPQVMRDVLSPEDREWARTQLGLRVEENPAMCLWLKRPEEVLSQRERFESVRSKLLSGNADEREYGSSTLLDVNGFVIARLLECARLWNDPRRLEVAQKLFERLEWFRSGDDVKHSSDPNVRASAYLGDYLAYSEAALQSYFASGDSEAFNLGLRVLQRAQFLFGSDVPGVWNTRIKAPTQPGPKNVMAPEVVDAFRDSLTSKAITLLNAYGRLIRDPGAESRQDRMDVSARLSQESISMVLQFGRLSERLALIGSAYFSASIGVLDDRYAVAVGPHSTDLACALSRKIPTRLCAPATGLVRRDLQKRKPGVYVIRGSSIAGPLTVDEAAVMLSPQFTLPDQ